In one Mycobacterium heckeshornense genomic region, the following are encoded:
- the echA20 gene encoding (7aS)-7a-methyl-1,5-dioxo-2,3,5,6,7,7a-hexahydro-1H-indene-carboxyl-CoA hydrolase, with translation MPITSTTIEPGIVAVTVDYPPVNAVPSRGWFELADAVTAAGREPDTRVVILRAEGRGFNAGVDIKEMQRTEGFTALLDANRGCFAAFKAVYECAVPVIAAVNGFCVGGGIGLVGNSDVIVASDDATFGLPEVERGALGAATHLSRLVPQHMMRRLFFTAATVDAATLHHFGSVHEVVPREQLHEAALRVARDIAAKDTRVIRAAKEALNFIDVQRVNSSYRMEQGFTFELNLAGVADEHRDAFVKKS, from the coding sequence ATGCCGATCACCTCCACCACCATCGAGCCCGGCATAGTCGCCGTTACCGTCGACTATCCGCCGGTCAACGCCGTCCCCTCGCGCGGCTGGTTTGAACTCGCCGACGCTGTGACAGCTGCGGGCCGCGAGCCGGACACCCGCGTGGTGATCCTGCGGGCCGAGGGCCGCGGCTTCAACGCCGGGGTCGACATCAAAGAAATGCAGCGCACCGAGGGCTTCACCGCGCTGCTCGACGCCAACCGCGGCTGCTTCGCTGCGTTCAAGGCGGTCTACGAGTGCGCGGTCCCGGTGATTGCCGCGGTCAACGGATTCTGCGTGGGCGGCGGCATCGGTTTGGTGGGCAACTCCGACGTGATCGTGGCCTCCGACGACGCCACGTTCGGGCTACCGGAGGTGGAGCGCGGCGCGCTGGGTGCGGCGACCCATCTGTCCCGGCTGGTGCCGCAGCACATGATGCGCCGGCTGTTCTTCACCGCCGCGACCGTCGACGCCGCCACGTTGCACCACTTCGGTTCGGTGCACGAGGTAGTGCCCCGAGAGCAGTTGCACGAGGCTGCGTTACGGGTGGCGCGCGATATCGCCGCCAAGGACACCCGCGTTATTCGGGCCGCCAAGGAGGCGTTGAACTTCATCGACGTGCAGCGGGTCAACTCCAGTTACCGTATGGAGCAAGGGTTTACGTTCGAGCTCAATCTGGCCGGGGTGGCCGACGAACACCGCGACGCCTTCGTGAAGAAATCATGA
- a CDS encoding SDR family oxidoreductase codes for MTRAEGAPAYNLGLAGRVVLVTGGVRGVGAGISAVFADQGATVVTCARRAVEGLPYEFHACDVRDEDAVDRLIDAIGERHGRLDVLVNNAGGSPYALAAEATHTFHRKIIELNLLSTLLVSQRANALMQQRNGGSIVNISSVSGRRPSPGTAAYGAAKAGIESLTATLAVEWAPKVRVNALVGGMVETEQSELFYGDAESIARVAATVPLGRLAKPVDIGWAAAFLASDLASYISGATLAVHGGGEPPPYLAASSANK; via the coding sequence GTGACCCGCGCCGAAGGAGCCCCCGCGTACAACTTGGGTCTGGCCGGTCGGGTTGTGCTGGTGACCGGTGGTGTGCGGGGGGTCGGTGCCGGCATCAGCGCGGTGTTCGCCGACCAGGGTGCGACGGTGGTGACCTGTGCGCGCCGCGCGGTCGAGGGGTTGCCCTATGAATTTCACGCGTGCGATGTGCGTGACGAGGACGCGGTCGACCGGTTGATCGATGCGATCGGCGAGCGGCACGGTCGGCTCGACGTGCTGGTCAACAACGCGGGCGGATCGCCGTACGCACTGGCCGCCGAGGCCACACACACGTTTCATCGCAAGATCATCGAGCTCAACCTGCTCAGCACCTTGCTGGTCTCCCAGCGCGCTAACGCGCTGATGCAGCAGCGCAACGGTGGTTCGATCGTCAACATCTCCTCGGTCAGCGGGCGCCGTCCCTCGCCCGGCACGGCGGCGTACGGTGCTGCGAAGGCCGGGATCGAAAGCCTCACTGCGACACTGGCGGTCGAGTGGGCCCCCAAGGTGCGGGTAAACGCGCTTGTGGGTGGCATGGTCGAAACCGAGCAGTCGGAGTTGTTTTACGGTGACGCCGAATCGATCGCTCGGGTGGCGGCCACCGTGCCGCTGGGCCGGTTGGCAAAGCCCGTCGATATCGGTTGGGCGGCAGCATTTCTAGCATCTGATCTGGCGTCCTATATCAGCGGGGCGACGTTGGCCGTCCATGGCGGCGGCGAGCCCCCGCCGTATCTGGCCGCGTCGAGCGCCAACAAGTAA
- the ipdB gene encoding cholesterol ring-cleaving hydrolase subunit IpdB, translated as MISRAEVCVIACAELFRDAGEILVSPMTTVASVGARLARLTFSPDILLTDGEAQLLADTPALGVCGAIEGWMPFGRVFETLAWGRRHVVMGANQIDRYGNQNISAFGPLQQPTRQMFGVRGAPGNTINHATSYWVGNHSPRVFCEAVDVVCGIGYDKVDPANPAFRFVNVYRVVSNLGVFDFGGPDHTMRALSLHPGVRAGDVRDATSFEVHGLSDADETRLPSDDELHLIRDVIDPKSLRDKEVRV; from the coding sequence ATGATCAGCCGAGCAGAAGTCTGCGTAATAGCCTGCGCCGAGCTGTTCCGCGATGCCGGTGAGATTCTGGTCAGTCCGATGACAACCGTGGCGTCCGTCGGCGCCAGGCTGGCCCGGTTGACCTTCTCCCCCGACATTCTGCTGACCGACGGCGAGGCCCAGCTGCTGGCAGATACCCCGGCGCTGGGAGTTTGCGGCGCGATCGAGGGCTGGATGCCGTTCGGCCGGGTGTTCGAGACGCTCGCGTGGGGTCGCCGGCATGTGGTGATGGGCGCCAACCAGATTGACCGGTACGGCAATCAGAACATCTCGGCGTTCGGGCCGCTGCAGCAGCCCACCCGGCAGATGTTCGGGGTGCGCGGCGCGCCCGGCAACACCATCAACCATGCCACCAGCTACTGGGTCGGCAACCATTCGCCGCGGGTGTTCTGCGAAGCCGTCGACGTAGTATGCGGGATCGGCTACGACAAGGTCGATCCCGCCAACCCGGCGTTCCGGTTCGTCAATGTCTATCGCGTCGTGTCCAATCTCGGGGTGTTCGACTTCGGCGGACCCGACCACACGATGCGGGCCTTATCGCTGCATCCGGGCGTGCGCGCCGGCGACGTGCGCGACGCGACGTCTTTCGAAGTGCACGGGCTATCGGACGCTGACGAGACCCGGTTGCCGTCCGACGACGAGCTGCATCTGATCCGCGACGTCATAGATCCGAAGTCGCTGCGTGACAAGGAAGTACGAGTATGA
- a CDS encoding steroid 3-ketoacyl-CoA thiolase, translating into MGKPVIVEATRSPIGKRNGWLSGLHATELLGAVQKALVQKAGIDAGDVEQVIGGCVTQYAEQSNNITRTSWLTVGLPEHVGATTVDCQCGSGQQANHLVAGLIAAGAIDIGIACGIEAMSRVGLGANAGPERNWRAESWDIDLPNQFEAAERIAKRRGISRRDIDEFGLQSQLKAKRAWDEGRFDREVSPVEAPVLDENKHPTSERHMVSRDQGLRDTTLEGLAQLKPVLDGGIHTAGTSSQISDGAAAVLWMDEDKAKALGFKPRARIVSQALVGAEPYYHLDGPVQSTAKVLEKAGMKIGDIDLVEINEAFASVVLSWARVHNPDMARVNVNGGAIALGHPVGCTGSRLFTTALHELERSDQNTALITMCAGGALSTGTIIERI; encoded by the coding sequence ATGGGTAAGCCGGTAATTGTCGAAGCCACCCGCAGCCCGATCGGGAAACGCAACGGATGGCTGTCGGGCCTGCATGCCACCGAACTGCTCGGTGCGGTGCAAAAGGCGCTTGTGCAGAAGGCCGGCATCGATGCCGGTGACGTCGAGCAGGTCATCGGCGGCTGCGTGACGCAGTATGCCGAGCAGTCCAACAACATCACCCGCACGTCCTGGCTGACCGTTGGCCTGCCCGAGCACGTCGGCGCCACCACCGTCGACTGCCAATGCGGCAGCGGGCAGCAGGCCAATCATTTGGTCGCGGGGCTCATCGCCGCGGGTGCCATCGACATCGGCATTGCCTGCGGCATCGAAGCGATGAGCCGGGTCGGGCTCGGCGCTAATGCGGGCCCGGAGCGCAACTGGCGAGCCGAGTCGTGGGACATCGATTTGCCCAACCAGTTCGAGGCCGCCGAGCGGATCGCCAAGCGGCGCGGCATCAGTCGACGAGACATCGACGAGTTCGGGCTGCAATCCCAGCTAAAGGCCAAACGGGCCTGGGACGAGGGCCGCTTCGACCGCGAAGTGTCGCCGGTCGAGGCGCCGGTGCTCGACGAGAACAAGCATCCCACCAGCGAGCGGCACATGGTGTCACGCGACCAGGGGTTGCGCGACACCACGCTGGAGGGCTTGGCTCAGTTGAAGCCGGTGCTGGACGGCGGTATTCACACCGCGGGCACGTCGTCGCAGATCTCCGACGGCGCGGCCGCGGTGTTGTGGATGGACGAAGACAAGGCCAAGGCGCTGGGATTCAAACCGCGCGCCCGGATCGTCAGCCAGGCGCTGGTCGGCGCCGAGCCGTACTACCACCTGGACGGCCCGGTGCAGTCGACGGCCAAGGTGCTGGAGAAGGCCGGCATGAAGATCGGCGACATCGACCTGGTCGAGATCAACGAGGCATTCGCCTCGGTGGTGCTGTCCTGGGCACGGGTGCACAACCCCGACATGGCCCGGGTCAACGTCAACGGCGGTGCGATCGCACTGGGTCATCCGGTGGGCTGCACCGGCAGCCGGCTGTTCACCACCGCGCTGCACGAGCTGGAGCGCAGCGACCAGAACACCGCGCTGATCACCATGTGCGCCGGAGGGGCCTTGTCGACCGGCACCATCATCGAGCGGATCTAG
- a CDS encoding nitroreductase family deazaflavin-dependent oxidoreductase, whose translation MPSKSPPRFLNSPFTDFVMKWMSRVNTFLYRRGGGEGFGGTFQKRPVALLTTTGRKTGQPRVSPLLYMRDGDRVILVASRGGSAKNPMWYLNLKANPKVQVQIKKEVLNLTARDATDEERDKYWPRLVEMYPSYEDYQSWTDRKIPVVVCEP comes from the coding sequence ATGCCTTCGAAATCACCACCGCGGTTTCTCAATTCGCCGTTCACCGATTTCGTCATGAAGTGGATGTCGCGCGTCAACACCTTCCTGTACCGCCGCGGCGGCGGCGAGGGTTTCGGCGGCACGTTCCAGAAACGTCCGGTTGCGCTGTTGACCACCACCGGCCGCAAAACCGGGCAACCGCGGGTAAGCCCGCTGCTTTACATGCGCGACGGCGATCGTGTCATTTTGGTTGCATCCCGGGGCGGTTCGGCAAAAAACCCGATGTGGTACCTCAACCTCAAGGCCAACCCCAAGGTTCAGGTACAGATCAAAAAAGAAGTGCTCAACCTGACCGCGCGGGACGCCACCGACGAGGAGCGCGACAAGTACTGGCCGCGGCTGGTGGAGATGTATCCCTCGTACGAGGACTACCAGTCCTGGACCGACCGGAAAATCCCGGTTGTCGTCTGCGAGCCGTAG
- a CDS encoding SDR family oxidoreductase: MGLVDGRVVIVTGAGRGIGRAHALAFAAEGARVVVNDIGVGLDGTGAGERSPAYAVVEEIKAAGGEAIVNGDDVADWNGAANLIRTAIDSFGSLDVLVNNAGIVRDRMIANTTEEEFDAVIAVHLKGHFATMRHAAGYWRERAKAGESVDARIINTSSGAGLQGSVGQGNYSAAKAGIAALTLVAAAELGRYGVTVNAIAPAARTRMTEKVFAETMAKPDQGFDAMAPENVSPLVVWLGSAESKGVTGKVFEVEGGLIRVAEGWTHGPQVDKGARWDPAELGPVVADLLAKARPPVPVYGA; the protein is encoded by the coding sequence ATGGGTTTGGTCGACGGCCGAGTGGTTATTGTCACCGGAGCGGGCCGGGGTATCGGACGTGCCCACGCATTGGCGTTCGCCGCCGAGGGCGCGCGAGTCGTGGTCAACGACATCGGGGTGGGGCTCGACGGCACGGGCGCCGGTGAACGCAGTCCCGCATATGCAGTCGTCGAAGAGATCAAGGCGGCTGGCGGAGAAGCGATCGTCAACGGCGACGACGTCGCCGACTGGAACGGCGCAGCCAACCTGATCCGCACGGCAATCGACTCTTTCGGCAGCCTCGACGTGCTGGTAAACAACGCAGGAATCGTGCGAGACAGAATGATCGCCAACACGACCGAGGAGGAATTCGACGCGGTCATCGCCGTACACCTCAAGGGCCATTTCGCCACGATGCGGCACGCCGCCGGCTACTGGCGGGAGCGGGCGAAAGCCGGCGAATCGGTGGACGCCCGGATCATCAACACCAGCTCTGGTGCCGGCCTGCAGGGCAGCGTCGGGCAGGGCAACTACAGCGCGGCCAAGGCCGGGATCGCGGCGCTGACGCTGGTGGCCGCCGCCGAGCTGGGACGCTACGGCGTCACGGTGAACGCGATCGCACCGGCCGCCCGCACCCGGATGACCGAGAAGGTGTTCGCTGAAACCATGGCCAAACCGGACCAGGGCTTCGACGCGATGGCGCCGGAAAACGTTTCGCCGCTGGTGGTTTGGCTGGGTAGTGCGGAATCGAAGGGTGTCACCGGCAAAGTGTTCGAGGTCGAGGGCGGCCTGATCCGGGTGGCCGAAGGGTGGACGCACGGCCCGCAGGTCGACAAGGGAGCGCGCTGGGATCCGGCCGAACTCGGCCCGGTGGTCGCAGACCTGCTCGCCAAGGCGCGGCCGCCGGTGCCGGTCTATGGTGCCTAG
- the ipdC gene encoding (3aS,4S,5R,7aS)-5-hydroxy-7a-methyl-1-oxo-octahydro-1H-indene-4-carboxyl-CoA dehydrogenase, whose translation MRLRTPLTELVGVQHPVVQTGMGWVAGARLVSATANAGGLGILASATMTLDELAVAIGKVKAATDKPFGVNIRADAADAGDRIELMIREGVKVASFALAPRQELMTRLKDAGVVVIPSVGAAKHARKVASWGADAVIVQGGEGGGHTGPVATTLLLPSVLDAVDIPVIAAGGFFDGRGLAAALCYGAAGVAMGTRFLLTSDSTVPDAVKRRYLEAGLDGTVVTTRVDGMPHRVLRTELVDKLESGSRARGFVAAVRNAAKFKKMSGMTWRSMVRDGLAMRHGKEMTWSQVVMAANTPMLLKAGLVEGNTDAGVLASGQVAGILEDLPSCAELIQTIVADAIKHLEAASALVE comes from the coding sequence ATGAGGCTGCGCACGCCGCTGACCGAGTTGGTCGGTGTACAACACCCCGTGGTGCAGACCGGGATGGGTTGGGTCGCTGGCGCCCGGCTGGTGTCGGCCACCGCCAACGCGGGCGGGCTCGGGATATTGGCGTCGGCCACCATGACGTTGGACGAATTGGCTGTTGCGATCGGTAAGGTGAAGGCCGCCACCGACAAGCCGTTCGGGGTCAACATCCGCGCCGATGCCGCCGACGCCGGCGACCGGATCGAGCTGATGATCCGCGAAGGTGTCAAGGTGGCGTCGTTTGCGCTGGCACCCAGGCAGGAGTTGATGACCCGGCTCAAAGACGCTGGCGTCGTGGTGATCCCGTCGGTGGGTGCGGCAAAGCATGCCCGCAAAGTGGCCTCCTGGGGCGCCGATGCGGTGATCGTCCAGGGCGGTGAAGGCGGCGGGCACACGGGCCCGGTCGCGACCACCCTGCTGCTGCCATCGGTGCTGGACGCCGTCGATATCCCGGTGATCGCCGCGGGCGGTTTTTTCGACGGTCGCGGCCTGGCAGCCGCATTGTGCTACGGCGCAGCAGGGGTGGCGATGGGCACCCGGTTCTTGCTTACTTCGGATTCGACGGTGCCCGACGCGGTCAAACGCCGCTACCTGGAGGCCGGCCTGGACGGCACGGTGGTCACCACCCGGGTGGACGGCATGCCGCATCGCGTGCTGCGCACCGAGCTGGTTGACAAGCTGGAAAGCGGTTCTCGAGCTAGGGGTTTCGTTGCCGCGGTGCGCAACGCCGCCAAGTTCAAGAAGATGTCGGGCATGACGTGGCGGTCGATGGTGCGCGACGGTTTGGCGATGCGCCACGGCAAGGAGATGACATGGTCGCAAGTGGTGATGGCGGCCAACACCCCGATGCTGTTGAAAGCCGGTCTGGTCGAAGGCAACACCGACGCCGGGGTGCTGGCGTCCGGGCAGGTGGCCGGCATCCTGGAGGATCTGCCGTCGTGCGCGGAGCTGATCCAGACGATCGTTGCCGACGCGATTAAACACCTAGAGGCTGCGTCGGCGCTGGTGGAGTGA
- a CDS encoding acyl-CoA dehydrogenase family protein, translating to MDFTPDAAQRAVADVVTSVLQRDSTWQALVDRGVTALPVPERLGGDGVGLAEVATALTELGRHGVITPALATLGFGVVPLLDLASEAQQDRYLAGVANGTVLTAALNEPGAALPERPATTFVHSRLSGTKVGVGYADRAEWMIVTTDSAVVVVSPKAAGVELVRTPTSNGSEEYTVTFFDVPVPEQDVLTGAAVHRVNQLALAMIGAYADGLVAGALRLTADYVANRHQFGKPLSTFQTVAAQLAEIYIASRTIDLAAKSVVWRLAEGLDADADLDVLGYWVTSQAPPVMQTCHHLHGGIGVDITYPMTRYYSTIKDLNRLLGGRSHRLDLVAIASAAKPGAAGRDPDDLVGAQCSST from the coding sequence ATGGACTTCACACCTGACGCGGCGCAGCGGGCTGTCGCCGATGTGGTTACCTCAGTGCTGCAACGAGATTCGACCTGGCAGGCGCTGGTCGATCGCGGTGTGACGGCGCTGCCGGTGCCGGAACGGTTGGGCGGCGACGGCGTCGGCCTGGCCGAGGTCGCAACCGCGCTGACCGAGCTGGGCCGGCACGGCGTCATCACGCCGGCATTGGCTACCTTGGGATTCGGTGTGGTGCCACTGCTGGATTTGGCGTCCGAGGCTCAGCAAGACCGCTACCTGGCCGGCGTGGCTAACGGGACGGTGCTGACCGCCGCGTTGAATGAACCAGGTGCCGCACTGCCTGAGCGGCCGGCCACGACGTTCGTGCATAGCCGCCTGTCGGGAACCAAGGTGGGTGTCGGGTATGCCGATCGGGCCGAGTGGATGATCGTCACCACCGACAGTGCCGTCGTCGTGGTGTCGCCGAAGGCCGCCGGTGTCGAGCTGGTCCGCACCCCGACGTCCAATGGCAGCGAGGAATACACCGTCACGTTTTTCGACGTGCCGGTCCCCGAACAGGACGTGTTGACCGGTGCTGCTGTCCATCGGGTCAATCAGCTGGCGCTGGCGATGATCGGCGCCTATGCCGATGGGCTGGTGGCCGGAGCGCTGCGGCTCACCGCCGACTACGTGGCCAACCGGCACCAGTTCGGCAAACCGCTGTCGACGTTTCAGACTGTCGCCGCGCAACTCGCCGAAATTTATATCGCCTCGCGCACAATTGATTTGGCTGCCAAATCCGTGGTCTGGCGTCTTGCCGAGGGCCTTGATGCCGACGCCGACCTCGACGTGCTCGGATATTGGGTGACGTCGCAGGCGCCGCCGGTGATGCAAACCTGTCACCACTTGCATGGCGGTATCGGGGTCGACATCACCTACCCGATGACCCGGTACTACTCCACGATCAAGGACCTGAACCGGTTACTGGGCGGACGGTCGCACCGTCTTGACCTGGTGGCGATCGCAAGCGCGGCGAAGCCGGGCGCAGCGGGTCGCGACCCAGACGATTTGGTGGGAGCGCAATGTTCATCGACCTGA
- a CDS encoding PIN domain-containing protein, with translation MSAFVDTNILVRHLTGDPPYLAARATSYLAPGGQLLLAHFVVAETVDVLESLYGTRREQIAQAIRSLVTFDSIVCVDPALLLRAVEVYETDRIDFAEAYLVACAETTGIGRVASFNRSIDRVNTIERVEPPTI, from the coding sequence GTGAGCGCATTCGTCGATACCAACATATTGGTCCGGCATCTGACCGGTGATCCTCCGTATCTGGCTGCGCGCGCAACGTCATATCTCGCACCGGGAGGGCAGTTGCTGCTGGCCCACTTTGTGGTCGCCGAAACCGTAGACGTGCTGGAGTCGTTGTACGGCACACGCCGCGAGCAGATTGCTCAGGCGATACGTTCACTCGTCACCTTTGACTCGATCGTCTGCGTAGACCCGGCATTGCTGCTTCGAGCGGTCGAGGTCTATGAAACCGACCGAATCGATTTTGCGGAGGCCTATCTTGTCGCCTGCGCAGAAACCACGGGCATTGGGCGCGTCGCATCCTTCAACCGGTCCATCGACCGCGTCAACACCATCGAGCGGGTCGAGCCGCCGACAATCTGA
- the ipdA gene encoding cholesterol ring-cleaving hydrolase subunit IpdA encodes MSNKLTTLDEAVAGVRSGMTIGIGGWGSRRKPMAFVRAILRTDITDLTVVTYGGPDIGLLCSAGKVRRVYYGFVSLDSPPFYDPWFAHARTHGLIEAREMDEGMLRCGLQAAAQRLPFLPIRAGLGSSVLDFWEGELATVTSPYPARGGGHETFIAMPALRLDAAFVHMNIGDAQGNAAYTGIDPYFDDLYLMAAEKRFLSVERVVTTEELVKAVPPQALLVNRMMVDAVVEAPFGAHFTTAAPDYSRDEKFQRHYVEAAASEESWSRFVATYLSGSEADYQAAVRQFGASS; translated from the coding sequence ATGAGCAATAAGTTGACCACGCTCGACGAGGCTGTTGCTGGGGTGCGCAGCGGGATGACGATCGGCATCGGCGGCTGGGGGTCACGGCGCAAGCCGATGGCGTTCGTACGGGCTATCTTGCGCACGGACATCACCGATTTGACCGTCGTCACCTATGGAGGACCGGACATTGGGCTGCTGTGCTCGGCCGGCAAGGTGCGACGGGTCTACTACGGTTTCGTGTCGCTGGATTCGCCGCCGTTCTACGACCCGTGGTTCGCGCACGCGCGCACGCATGGCTTGATCGAGGCCCGTGAGATGGACGAGGGCATGCTGCGTTGCGGGCTGCAGGCGGCGGCTCAGCGGTTGCCGTTCCTGCCGATTCGGGCGGGCCTGGGCAGCTCGGTCCTCGACTTCTGGGAAGGTGAGCTGGCGACCGTGACCTCCCCTTACCCCGCGCGGGGCGGCGGGCACGAGACGTTCATTGCGATGCCGGCATTGCGACTCGATGCCGCGTTTGTGCATATGAATATTGGTGACGCACAAGGTAATGCGGCCTACACCGGGATCGATCCATACTTCGATGACCTGTATCTGATGGCCGCGGAGAAGCGCTTCTTGTCGGTGGAGCGCGTAGTGACGACCGAGGAGCTGGTCAAGGCGGTGCCACCGCAGGCGCTGCTGGTGAACCGGATGATGGTCGACGCCGTCGTGGAGGCGCCGTTTGGCGCGCACTTCACTACTGCGGCACCGGATTACAGCCGCGACGAGAAGTTCCAGCGTCATTACGTGGAAGCCGCTGCGTCGGAGGAGAGTTGGAGTCGGTTCGTGGCGACCTACCTGTCTGGCAGTGAAGCCGACTACCAGGCCGCGGTACGGCAATTCGGAGCTTCGTCATGA
- a CDS encoding cytochrome P450, giving the protein MPTANLAPGFDFLDPDINVKGLPVKEFAELRKAEPIRWIEQAPGKGGGFHDGGYWAITKHKDVKEVSLRSDVFSSYENCVIPRFPDDMAREDIEVQRFVMLNMDAPHHTRLRKIISRGFTPRAIGRLRDELNRRAQHIAKTAAGQGAGDFVEQVSCELPLQAIADLLGVPQEDRDKLFRWSNEMTGNEDPEYADIDPKASSAELIMYAMQMAEEKAKNPGEDIVTQLIQADIDGEKLSDDEFGFFVVMLAVAGNETTRNSITHGMIAFSEHPDQWELFKKERPQTAVDEIVRWATPVTCFQRTALRDYELSGVQIKKGQRVVMFYRSANFDEEVFDDPYTFNILRDPNPHVGFGGTGAHYCIGANLARMTIELIFNAVADHMPDLKPISEPERLRSGWLNGIKHWQVDYTGKCPVER; this is encoded by the coding sequence ATGCCTACCGCGAATCTAGCCCCCGGGTTCGACTTCCTCGACCCCGACATCAACGTCAAGGGCCTGCCGGTCAAGGAGTTCGCCGAGCTGCGCAAAGCGGAGCCGATCCGCTGGATCGAACAGGCGCCGGGCAAGGGTGGCGGCTTCCACGACGGCGGCTACTGGGCGATCACCAAGCACAAGGACGTCAAGGAGGTGTCGCTGCGCAGCGACGTCTTCTCCAGCTACGAGAACTGCGTGATTCCGCGCTTCCCCGACGACATGGCGCGCGAGGACATCGAGGTGCAGCGGTTCGTGATGCTCAACATGGACGCGCCGCACCACACCCGGCTGCGCAAGATCATCTCCCGCGGCTTCACCCCGCGGGCCATCGGCCGGCTGCGCGACGAGCTCAACCGGCGGGCACAACACATCGCCAAGACGGCCGCCGGCCAGGGCGCCGGTGACTTCGTCGAGCAGGTGTCGTGCGAGCTGCCGCTGCAAGCCATCGCCGACCTGCTCGGGGTGCCGCAGGAGGACCGCGACAAGTTGTTCCGCTGGTCGAACGAGATGACCGGCAACGAGGATCCCGAGTATGCCGACATCGATCCCAAGGCGTCGTCGGCCGAGCTGATCATGTACGCGATGCAGATGGCTGAGGAAAAGGCCAAGAATCCGGGCGAGGACATCGTCACGCAACTGATCCAGGCCGACATCGACGGCGAGAAGCTGTCCGACGACGAGTTCGGCTTCTTCGTGGTGATGCTCGCGGTGGCCGGCAACGAGACCACCCGAAACTCCATCACCCACGGCATGATCGCGTTTTCTGAACACCCCGACCAGTGGGAGCTGTTCAAAAAGGAGCGTCCGCAGACCGCGGTTGATGAGATCGTCCGCTGGGCCACCCCGGTGACCTGTTTCCAGCGCACCGCGCTGCGGGACTACGAACTGTCCGGCGTGCAGATCAAGAAGGGCCAGCGGGTGGTGATGTTCTACCGCTCGGCCAACTTCGACGAAGAGGTCTTCGACGATCCGTACACCTTCAATATCCTGCGGGATCCCAACCCGCACGTCGGGTTCGGGGGCACCGGGGCGCACTACTGCATCGGTGCTAACTTGGCCCGGATGACGATCGAGCTGATTTTCAACGCGGTGGCCGACCACATGCCCGACCTGAAACCGATCTCGGAGCCCGAGCGGCTGCGCTCCGGGTGGCTGAACGGCATCAAGCACTGGCAGGTCGACTACACCGGCAAGTGCCCGGTCGAGCGCTGA
- a CDS encoding AbrB/MazE/SpoVT family DNA-binding domain-containing protein has product MTSIGMATIPKAVHDALGIREGDDVIFRVEDGRAVLSRHQTSLAWQGQSRCPRRSETTHGTM; this is encoded by the coding sequence GTGACATCAATAGGAATGGCGACTATACCCAAGGCGGTGCACGACGCGCTCGGCATCCGAGAGGGAGACGATGTTATCTTCCGTGTCGAGGACGGTCGAGCCGTGCTATCGCGACACCAGACTTCCCTAGCTTGGCAGGGACAATCCCGGTGCCCGCGGCGAAGCGAAACCACGCATGGGACGATGTGA